CGCCACCTCGCCGGCATTGTGGCCACCCATGCCATCGGCCAGCACGGCCAGGCCCAGCCGCGCATCGGCGAAGACCGCGTCTTCGTTGTTGCGCCGCATACGCCCGGGATCGCTCAAGGCGACCATCTCGATGGCCGAAGAGAAATCTGGCTGCATCTGCACGACCAAACAATAGGATGGGTTGCATTCTTGCAACCCTTTCTCAATTATGTCAAGGGCAACTGCGTGCCCAGTCCTTGCGTGCGCGCGAGTTCGAACAGGCGCCGCGCCACGGCGAGATCCTGGATCGCCATGCCTTGTGATTCGAACAGAGTGATGGCCTGGGAATCGGCGCGGCCGGGCCGGATGCCCGCGACGATCTCGCCCAGCTCGATCAACTGACCGGCGAAGAGGCGTCCCTTTTCGAGCGCCGGCAGCAGGTCGCCCGCCTCGGCCAGGGCGGTCGCCTTGCTATCGACACAGACCAGGGTCGCGCGACCCACCGCTTTTTCGTCGAGTTCGCGGCGGATCAAGGCGTTGGAACCGGCGGCATTGAGGTGCGTACCGGGCGAAAGCCAGTCGCCCTGCACGACTGGTGTTGCCGAAGTGGTGATGGTGACGACGATGTCGCTGCCACGCACCGCCGCCTCCGCGCTGTCCATCGGCACGACGTCGAGACGGAAGCGCTGCGCAAACTCGGCGCTGGCGAGACGGCATCTTTCCGCGTTACGGGAAAACAGCTTGACCTGCCGGACCGGTCGCACCTGGCACAGCGCGGCGAGCTGTCCCTGCGCTTGCCATCCGGCGCCGATCATGCCGACGACGGCAGCATCTGGCCGCGCCAGATGCTTCGCCGCAATGCCGCCGGCCGCGCCGGTGCGCATCATGCCGAGGAAGTCGGCCTCGATCACCGCCAGCAGCCGACCGTCGGCGGCATCGAACAGATGCACGAGGAAGCGCGCGCCGGCCTTGCTCGCCGTGTAGGCCTTGTAGCCCATCACGCTTTCGTCGAGCAGCGCGCCCTGCAGGATGTGCAGCGAGGCGGTCGGCACGCGCGTGCGTTGGCGCGGGAGGTCGATCGCGCGGCCGAGCGCATGGGCGCGATGGGCGGCTTCGACCGCCTCCAGCGCCAGCTCCATCGTCAAGAGCTGGCGCACGTCGGCTTCGGTCAAATACAGGGCCATGACGTGCCGTCCCGTCTGCGCCGATTTACAGCAATGATTTGAGCAGCTTGCCCATCACCGATGGATCGCGCGTGATCTTGAAGCCGCACTCTTCCATGATCGCGAGCTTCGCCTCGGCCGTATCGGCGCCGCCGGAAATCAAGGCACCAGCATGCCCCATGCGCTTGCCGGGCGGGGCGGTGACGCCAGCGATGAAGCCGACGACCGGCTTTTTCATGTTGTCCTTGCACCAGCGCGCCGCCTCGGCCTCGTCCGGGCCACCGATCTCACCGATCATGATCACCGCGTCGGTTTCGGGATCGTCGTTGAACATCTTCATCACGTCGATGTGCTTGAGGCCGTTGATCGGGTCACCGCCGATGCCGACCGCCGAGGACTGGCCCAACCCCAGCTCGGTGACCTGGGCGACGGCTTCGTAGGTCAACGTGCCGGAACGCGAGACGATGCCGACGCGCCCTTTGCGATGGATGTGGCCGGGCATGATGCCGATCTTGAGCTCGTCCGGCGTGATCAGCCCGGGGCAGTTGGGGCCGAGCAGCAGCGTCTCCTTGCCGCCTTGGGCGACTTTGCGCTTCATCTTGTTGCGGACGATCAGCATGTCGCGTACCGGGATGCCTTCGGTGATGCAAATCACCAGATCGAGATCGGCTTCGACCGCTTCCCAGATCGCGTCGGCCGCAGCGGCCGGCGGCACATAAATCACCGAGACCGTCGCGCCGGTGGCCTGTTTCGCTTCTTTCACCGTGGCGAAGATCGGGATGTCGAAGATCTTCTCGCCGGCCTTTTTCGGATTGACGCCGGCGACGAAGCAATTGCGCCCGTTCGCGTACTCGATGCACTTTTCGGTGTGGAACTGGCCGGTCTTGCCGGTGATACCCTGGGTGATGACCTTGGTGTCCTTGTTGATGAGGATCGACATGGATGATTCCTTTATTTCACGGCGGCGACGATCTTCGTCGCGGCATCCGCCATCGTGTCGGCGGCGATGATCGGTAGCCCCGAGTCGGCGAGGATCTGCTTGCCGATCTCTTCGTTGGTGCCCTTCATGCGCACCACCAGCGGCACGGAAAGATGCACCTCCTTCGCCGCCGTGACGATGCCGGTGGCGATCGTGTCGCAGCGCATGATGCCGCCGAAGATATTGACCAGAATGCCTTTGACCTTCGGGTTCTTCAGCATGATCTTGAACGCCGCGGTGACCTTCTCGACCGTGGCGCCACCGCCGACATCGAGGAAGTTGGCGGGCTCGGCGCCGAAGAGCTTGATGGTATCCATCGTCGCCATCGCCAGCCCGGCGCCATTGACGAGGCAGCCGATGTTGCCGTCGAGACTGATGTAGGCAAGATCGTATTTCGAGGCCTCGATCTCGTCCGGGTCCTCTTCGTCGAGATCGCGGTAGGCGACGATCTCGGGGTGACGGAACAGCGCGTTGTCGTCGAAGTTGAATTTGGCGTCGAGCGCCTTGATGCTGCCGTCGCCCGCCAGGATCAGCGGGTTGATCTCGGCCAGCGAGGCATCGGTCTCCATGTAGCAAGTGTAGAGCTTCTTGA
This genomic interval from Sulfuricystis multivorans contains the following:
- a CDS encoding ornithine cyclodeaminase family protein, with amino-acid sequence MALYLTEADVRQLLTMELALEAVEAAHRAHALGRAIDLPRQRTRVPTASLHILQGALLDESVMGYKAYTASKAGARFLVHLFDAADGRLLAVIEADFLGMMRTGAAGGIAAKHLARPDAAVVGMIGAGWQAQGQLAALCQVRPVRQVKLFSRNAERCRLASAEFAQRFRLDVVPMDSAEAAVRGSDIVVTITTSATPVVQGDWLSPGTHLNAAGSNALIRRELDEKAVGRATLVCVDSKATALAEAGDLLPALEKGRLFAGQLIELGEIVAGIRPGRADSQAITLFESQGMAIQDLAVARRLFELARTQGLGTQLPLT
- the sucD gene encoding succinate--CoA ligase subunit alpha gives rise to the protein MSILINKDTKVITQGITGKTGQFHTEKCIEYANGRNCFVAGVNPKKAGEKIFDIPIFATVKEAKQATGATVSVIYVPPAAAADAIWEAVEADLDLVICITEGIPVRDMLIVRNKMKRKVAQGGKETLLLGPNCPGLITPDELKIGIMPGHIHRKGRVGIVSRSGTLTYEAVAQVTELGLGQSSAVGIGGDPINGLKHIDVMKMFNDDPETDAVIMIGEIGGPDEAEAARWCKDNMKKPVVGFIAGVTAPPGKRMGHAGALISGGADTAEAKLAIMEECGFKITRDPSVMGKLLKSLL
- the sucC gene encoding ADP-forming succinate--CoA ligase subunit beta; protein product: MKIHEYQGKEILRKFGVATPRGFPCFSVDEAVRAAEALGGNLWVVKAQIHAGGRGKGGGVKLAKSIDEVRRHAASILGMRLITHQTGPEGRIVKRLLVEEGSDIRQEYYVACLTDRATQKVALMASSEGGMDIEEVAAKTPEKIIKVFIDPLDGISDAQAGRLAAGIGVPDVSLAQAIDTFKKLYTCYMETDASLAEINPLILAGDGSIKALDAKFNFDDNALFRHPEIVAYRDLDEEDPDEIEASKYDLAYISLDGNIGCLVNGAGLAMATMDTIKLFGAEPANFLDVGGGATVEKVTAAFKIMLKNPKVKGILVNIFGGIMRCDTIATGIVTAAKEVHLSVPLVVRMKGTNEEIGKQILADSGLPIIAADTMADAATKIVAAVK